A segment of the Cricetulus griseus strain 17A/GY chromosome 6, alternate assembly CriGri-PICRH-1.0, whole genome shotgun sequence genome:
ctttctttctttctattttatcatGTATATTCAACCCAGGAGAAAATTCCACATCTATGCTTTAAGGAGTAGTTTATCTCTATTTTGTATTTCAGTACTTTAGCCAAGCAATTTGAAATAAGAGACAAAATCACCATTGCATGGCATTTCCCTAATTTAAACACTAGCTGCTTTAATGCTGTGTATCATTATGGTAAAAATACAGCAGACATGGCAATTCAGACAAAGGGAAGCCACCAACGCCTCAActgtataaaaagaaatacagctACCTAAataatgctgagagtgggagacatAGTGCCCCCAGGAAACATTATACAATTTGGTTGTCTAATACCAAATGCTCAGTCATGAAAACATGCACAATTGTACAGATTTAAAAggttgtatttgtgtatttaggaatataaatgtataattatatgtgtataacaaaaatcaatgcaaagagaagccatgaattgaaaaaaaaacaaggaagttTATATAGAACTAattggaaggaggaaaaaaaagaaatgatatcaTAATGTTAtaatgcttatatatatatatatatatatatatatatatatatatatatattcaaaataaatatataacattcaaaaataaatgaactttCATGTAGCAGAATTAGAGTGTGAAGAAAGTTCACTAGTGTAGAAAGGATCAGTGATTTGTCAAActtatgtgtgttttgtgaggAACTATTGGGCCTCTGTGTTGTAGAAACACTAGGAAAAGACAGTACATTTGTAAGACTTTCTCTAAAGATGATAGAGTTTTTATGGATTTATTCAGTATTCAAAGATACATGATATTCATGCAAATACACGcacaattatataaatatatgcccAAACACATCTCTTTTGCAAAGGAATATAAGTTCAAAGTATTTGATGGAATTTCTGGGTATCAGGAAATGTGATAAGGTATTtcagaaaagcaataaaataattaccccaagaaaatagaaaatggttAAAGGGAAGCCAAGTATGCTCATGTTCCTAGATTTGGTGGCAAGACTGACAGGCCTTGGGTGGAGAACAGAAAAGAGGtaagcatacatacataatgaaaTCCTATGAGATGGTGAATATGCTGCACTCTTTTGGCAAAGAAAAAAGTGAGTTCATTAATTTTTTGATATTTGGACAGCCACATCTCTATATATGAGGtataatttttgatatttttatttgttttgtggtaGTTTTTCCTCAGATTCTCAGTAGCCCTGTCTAACCTGGAACTCAgattgtagaccagctggcctcagattcacagagatctgcctacccctgtctcctgagggctgggattaaaagagtgtgccacTACTGCTCTGCCTGTGGCAGCTCTTAATACATTGGCAACACTTGATCATGGCTAAAAATATCCTCATGCTACCAACAGTAAGATTTATAAACTAaagcataattttctttttcttatttgaaaatgtttccttAAATTGAAGACTAATCATCATTTATTCATATCAAAGCAAAAACATATGAATCTAAAAATTTCCTTCCTTTGTAttttctccatgtgtttattaaaaatttatatgCCCATGCTTAAAGATTGTAtagaatgaagtgtgtgtgtgtgtgtgtgtgtgtgtgtgtgtgtgtgtgtacgtgtgagtgagagagagagagagagagagagagagagagagagagagagagagagaggtgtgtgtgtgtgtgtgtgtgtgtgtgtgtgtgtgtgtgtgtgtgtgtgtgtgcaaatgctgGTGAGTACAAGTGAGCACAATTGTGAAGGTAAGAGATCACAACTTTAGCATCCTTTCACTTTGAGACAGATTTCTCAAAGGATATAGAGCTCTGTTTGAGCTACACTGACTGGCCAATTAGCATCCTTCTGTGTCTGTTCACCCAGTTCCTGGATTACAGATGAATGCTGTCATTGTTCCTGATTCTACTGTGGGTGTTTGAGATTTGAACTCAAGCCTGTCTACTTGCTTGGCTGGCAAGTACTTTAAGCATCAAGCCATCTCAAAAAACCCTATAATGTAATTCTTTTgtgtaaaataaattgaaattgaATATAATTACCCAAAATGTAGTACTTGCCCTATAAACatctcaaattaaaacaaaaaaatgatttcaTCATCTGAGACACCTTAAATGTGTTACTTACAAGAAAATTGTTGCAGACTATTAGTTGAAGATGTActatgtttgtttatgctgtggaaattttgtttaatgatgaaagATGTGTTCCATTCTTTAATGTTGCATTTTTTAAACTCTGTGACAATGTaatactttgcctgtctaaaatacctgattggtccaatgaggagctgaatggtcaatagcaaggcaggagaaaagataggaaGTATTGGGAGGCAAAGAGAATACATAGGAGGAGAAGTTTGGGGAATGAGGggagaaatgagaaggaaaaaaaggggactctaggggccagccacccagttacATAGCaatccacagagtaagaagtaaagaaagatatacaaaAATAGAGGAAGGTAAaagccagaggcaaaaggtagatgggatatgTAAGTTATGAATAGTTGtctagaaacaagaaaatctaccATCActcattcataaataaaaatatgcctccatgtatttatttgggaactgggtggtagGCCACCAAAGACCAAAGAGTAAAAgagtatatataaaaaaaaaccaacaacagaaacCAGGAACTACAAGTAGTTTTTTATATGCTTTATGAAATACAATGTCTATAAAGTCATTAATGTTTTTCtgaaatttgatttaatttttcataGGGGGAGAAATATATTAAACTATGAGATCTAGTAGCAAGAAAAATTCCATATATTACCTTGTACATAGGAAATAGTCTAAAAGGACAAGCAAATCTATGAAGATACTGTACTTAAAGTACAATACTGATGAAATAACATTgatatggtttgtgtgtgtgtgtgtgtgtgtgtgtgtgtgtgtgtgtgtgtgtgtgtgtgtgtgtatttgtgtgtttgtgtacaacAGTCACAAAGAAAGTGACGTGATCTAAGTAAATTGGGAAGCAATAGTCCTTtttaattaaacttatttttaaatgtataaatacaatgAGTGTGGGCATCTAATTTGTCTAACATATCAAGATACTGTATCTCACACAAAATTCAATAGAAACATCTTAGCCATACATTGGTAGGAGTTACTGGCACAGACACCCTAAACATATTTGGACCATTGCCTAAGTTCTTATCATATTTTCCCTCCCTTCTGGGTATCTTTCTTAATTGTCAATTGTTTTTTCCTTATGttgcttattgttttgttttttgagactaagTGTAaggtatcccaggttggcctttcTATATATAAACCAGGGTGACTTTCAATTCCTGATTCTAGCTGCCTTTACTTCTCAAATTcggggattacaggcatgcatcaccactctTGGATCCTTCCTTCTGACTATACTTATCTCCCATTTGTACATCATCTGTACTCTCCTTAGGATGTGCTGTGCTGAGTGGAGATAAACAGTCATAATGAGTATATATTCATGAGACGATCTTGACCTTGTTAGAAAGCCTGTTTTTAATTCCAGCTGTCTAATCTCACTTCAGATACTGAGCCTTTTCATGAATCTTctctttcatttgtaaaatggataTTTCACAAGAGGTTAGGGCTTAAAAATAGACAGAAATAAATATGCTATAAAGCCCATTGTGGTGTCTGACATCATGCTATCCAGATGCATTTATAAGACTATTACAAATATTTGTAGGTGACTGGAACCTGTAGGATGAGGGTCCTAAACAGTGAGGTGTCAAGTGGGATTATGTAGGATTGAGCgataaagaagacaaaacagtagctGGGACCAGAGGCTCTTGCAAAACCTGACGACTTATTCCAAGTAAGTTTATTAGAACATACAGCATCCTGTGTACTATTTGTAGTAGAACGAATGAGCCAAGGTCACCAGAAAACTAAATTAGACAAGTTACCAAAGAAAACCCTGTATGCTTCAGACACAATCACCTTAGAACTGATAATAACAACCCCAGAGAAAGAGTCAGTTTCCAGAAAGTGCAGCATTTAGTCCTTCCAAGCAGTGATTTCTGGCCTATGCTGGGCTTGCTGAGTCTGCTTCTGGATAAGGACAAAGAATTAAAGTTCCCTTTGTCCTTTTATTAGGGCCTTTGACAAAGCATAGGATCCATCTGACTTCCAACATGTAATTAGCTGTCATAATTTCTTCAGGGTATATATAGTAGATATAGAAACGAAGAAGAGAATTCTGTATATTTTCTACAGAAACAAAATGTAGCTTATGTCATATAGGTATGGTAATGCAATTGGAATAGATTCATATTCAAATTTTCTGATGAATAtctgttttaaatattcaaaagatTAATGTtgagttttaaataataagtagcaACTTCAGGGAAAGATTGAATCAGTGAAGTGGATCTTATCCTGCTATCAGTTTAGAGTGAGAGAAATGTCTTCAAGAAAATGCCTTCTCATGGTATCTCTTGCTCTTATTCCAAAATGGTTAATCAGTTTGCAATTCaattataattttatgttaaaaattcTATTGTGTTTCACTACATTAAGATAAAATATTCTTGTCAAATATTGGTTACATTCTTTTCTGTTGATTTGCACATAGATTTTGTGAAGATTCATGGCTCATATAAACTGCACCGAGGTGACAGAGTTCATTCTTGTGGGCCTCACAAACCGCCAGGAGTTGAAGATGCCCCTCTTTGTGGTATTTTTAGCTATCTATCTGTTCACAACAGTTggcaacctgggtttgattctggTCATTAGAACAGATGCAAGACTcaacacacccatgtacttcttcctcagcaACTTAGCTTTTGTTGATTTCTGCTACTCTTCTGTCATTACACCCAAAATGCTTGGGAATTTCTTATACCAAAAAAACGTGATATCCTTCAATTCATGTGCTGCTCAATTAGGATGTTTCCTAGCCTTCATGACAGCTGAGTGTTTGTTACTAGCTTCCATGGCCTATGATAGGTATGTGGCCATTTGTAACCCTCTACTCTATATGGTCCTAATGTCCCCAGGAATTTGCCTTCAGCTTGTAGCTGCCCCCTATTGCTACAGCTTCCTTGTAGCACTTTTTCATGCCATCCTCACCTTCCGCCTCTGCTATTGTCACTCTAATATCATCAATCACTACTATTGTGATGACATGCCCCTCCTCAGGCTAACTTGCTCAGACACTCACTCCAAACAGCTATGGatctttgtgtgtgctgggatcaTGTTCATATCCTCTcttctcattgtttttatttcctataCATTCATTATTTCTGCCATCCTGAGGATGCGCTCAGCTGAGGGAAGGCGCAAAGCTTTCTCTACATGTGGCTCACACATGCTGGCAGTGACCATTTTCTATGGAACCCTCATTTTTATGTACTTGCAACCTAGTTCTAATCACTCTCTAGACACAGACAAAATGGCTTCTGTCTTCTATACAGTGATCATCCCCATGTTGAACCCCTTGATCTACAGCCTAAGGAACAAGGAAGTGAAGGATGCTCTGAAGAAATTAATTATCAGCAGAAATCAAAcatttatttcatgaaattaagaaaatgatttgaataaaaaataatggaCTCTGTGTGTCTCATATTTTACTAATAAAATACTATTGACATGTCTATTTATTAACACATTATATGTGTAGAAAAATGTCTTTCCTATATAGAAGCATTTTAAATATAGAAtgtaatttcatatataaaacCTGATCCAATAATTTGAAACCCATTCTTTCATTTCTGTAATGGTAAATATACAACTCTGAGGCGTCTGAGCAAATCAAAGAATTCATCATATAAGATAAAGATAGAGACCCACTGCATCCCTAGGACCAGGTGGCAGTAGCTGTTCTGCCAACCATCTGGGCACTAATTCACCCACCACTACACTTGCTCACCAGCAACCACCAGACCTTCACATGCACCCAAAGTGAAAGCAACCACCAGAGCTACAGGTCCAAACTGTACTGATTGGAGTAATAGATGGGTAGATGTCAGTTTAAGAATACATTCTACAACACAAAGAagaatatgacaccaccaggaACCAGTGGTCCTatatcagcaagacctgaacagcccaacacagatgaaggagaagaaaagtatcttaaaaataatttttggaagATAATAGaagtccttaaagaaaaaaataaaaattttcttaaaaaaaaggaagaaaagacaaaataaatttggaagaaatcaataaatcccataaagaaagccaagataaaagcaaacaaacaaatccaagacttgaaaattgaaatagagataatgaaaaaaagaaaccacaaaccaagggaattctggaaatggaaaatctgggtaaataaGCAGTAACACAAGTAAGCATAAAAAtgagaatgcaagagatggaagaaagaatctcaggcattgaagatacaatagagaaaATACTTTCATCAGTCAAATAAAACGTTAAATTTAACAAAttcttaacataaaatatccaggatatcTGGGagaccatgaaaagatcaaatgaggaagaagtccaactcaaagacacagaaaatatattcaacaaaatcataaaagagaactttctcaacctaaagaacaatatgcctatgaatgtacaggaagcttgcagaacaccaaatagactggaccaaaaaaatttcccctcgccacataataatcaaaacagtaatcatacataataaaaaaatactaatatctgcaaaggaaaaagtccaaggaacatataaaggcagacctatcagaattatacccaatttctcaatggaaacagtgaaagctagaaggtcctggacagacaaTATACAGACACTCTAAGACCATCATGGTTATTAGCCCAGGCTATTATACCCAGTGAAGCTTTCCCTCatagaagatgaagaaaacaagatattccctggcacaaccagatttaaacaatacctccacacaaatccatccctacagaaatcACTAGAAGGAAACCCCTAACC
Coding sequences within it:
- the LOC100751946 gene encoding olfactory receptor 1044, encoding MAHINCTEVTEFILVGLTNRQELKMPLFVVFLAIYLFTTVGNLGLILVIRTDARLNTPMYFFLSNLAFVDFCYSSVITPKMLGNFLYQKNVISFNSCAAQLGCFLAFMTAECLLLASMAYDRYVAICNPLLYMVLMSPGICLQLVAAPYCYSFLVALFHAILTFRLCYCHSNIINHYYCDDMPLLRLTCSDTHSKQLWIFVCAGIMFISSLLIVFISYTFIISAILRMRSAEGRRKAFSTCGSHMLAVTIFYGTLIFMYLQPSSNHSLDTDKMASVFYTVIIPMLNPLIYSLRNKEVKDALKKLIISRNQTFIS